One genomic window of Cricetulus griseus strain 17A/GY chromosome 3, alternate assembly CriGri-PICRH-1.0, whole genome shotgun sequence includes the following:
- the LOC100767735 gene encoding olfactory receptor 13G1, whose amino-acid sequence MNNSIVREFMILGLTQKSELQGILFIIFLFTYLVAFFGNLLIVIAIIYNTTLHTPMYILLLALAVVDIICTTSIIPKMLGTMLTSENSISYGGCMSQLFFFTWSLGAEMVLFTTMAYDRYVAICFPLRYSTIMNHYTCATMLSIVMGIAVTNSWVHTGLILRLTFCGPNAIDHFFCEIPPLLALSCSPVRVNEVMVYVADITLAVGDFTLTCISYGFIIAAILRIRTTEGKRKAFSTCSSHLMVVALYYSPVIYTYIRPASSYTFERDKVVAALYTLVTPTLNPIVYSFRNKEMQAGIRKVFAFLKG is encoded by the coding sequence ATGAACAACAGCATTGTTAGAGAGTTTATGATTCTGGGACTCACTCAAAAGTCTGAACTTCAGGGAATTCTTTTCATTATCTTCCTTTTTACATACCTTGTGGCTTTCTTTGGTAATTTGCTAATTGTCATTGCTATAATCTATAACACCACCTTGCACACCCCCATGTATATTCTCCTTCTGGCCCTAGCTGTTGTGGACATCATCTGTACAACAAGCATCATACCAAAGATGCTGGGAACAATGTTAACATCAGAAAATTCCATCTCATATGGAGGCTGCATGTCACAGCTCTTTTTCTTTACATGGTCCCTGGGAGCTGAGATGGTGCTCTTCACTACCATGGCCTATGACCGATATGTGGCCATTTGTTTCCCACTTCGGTACAGTACTATTATGAATCACTACACATGTGCAACCATGCTCAGCATTGTCATGGGTATTGCAGTAACCAATTCCTGGGTGCACACAGGTCTCATTCTGAGGCTGACTTTCTGTGGGCCAAATGCCATTGATCACTTCTTCTGTGAAATACCCCCACTGCTAGCATTGTCTTGCAGTCCGGTAAGAGTCAATGAGGTGATGGTGTATGTTGCTGATATCACCCTGGCTGTGGGAGACTTCACTCTCACCTGCATTTCATATGGCTTTATCATTGCTGCTATTCTCCGCATCCGCACCACAGAAGGCAAGAGGAAGGCCTTCTCCACGTGCTCATCCCACCTTATGGTGGTGGCCCTTTACTATTCCCCTGTAATCTACACCTATATCCGACCTGCATCCAGCTATACCTTTGAAAGGGACAAGGTGGTGGCTGCACTTTATACTCTAGTAACACCCACATTGAACCCAATAGTGTACAGTTTCCGGAACAAGGAGATGCAGGCAGGAATTAGGAAAGTGTTTGCATTTCTGAAAGGTTAA